A genomic stretch from Petrimonas mucosa includes:
- a CDS encoding glycoside hydrolase domain-containing protein, whose protein sequence is MWVNKYVQSARLNGRPLTSFRFPAADLLKGGILELEMGDKPNYGWGIE, encoded by the coding sequence ATGTGGGTTAACAAGTATGTACAGTCGGCCAGACTGAATGGCAGACCGCTGACCAGCTTCAGGTTTCCGGCAGCCGATCTGCTGAAAGGTGGAATCCTGGAGCTTGAAATGGGAGATAAGCCAAACTACGGCTGGGGAATAGAATGA
- a CDS encoding glycosyl hydrolase translates to MKIYYGILAVLLVMAGCAKPETPNGFIDADIFLNPPIEYRSAPFYSLNDKLDTAEVIRQVRGFKEAGFGGSFLHSRGGLLTEYMGSEWWEVMDAAVRTSKEIGINAWFYDEDKWPSGFAGGKIPLVSEDFHARCLTRVEKDEEVDEIDSVLYEDDRYRYIIYKARMGNGWFNGTCYTDLLNSDMVKTFIDSAYAPYLERYRAKIGKTVPGIFTDEPQVSARVSGGKEGSVSFSPVVIDKFKEMHGYDLLPVIPMLFDTIGNYSKVRYDYYQTISRCFEESFARQIGAYCEEMNTIFTGHLNGENTFETTMANSGNSMINYRHMQMPGIDQLGLYYPELNIPRSVSSVANQYGIARRMSESYGISGHNMNFEDRKWLLDWLTINGINFIVPHLTSYSMKGERKRDYPPNFSPAQPYWEYNSLFEDYSARICYVNTIGKYAANLLLIHPLESEYLGIRNNSFNIYSQCMTQLLKSHRNFDLGDEQILSEIAKVENGELVVGEMAYRLLILPGMLVVRSSTLDLLERFHASGGKILVYGYYPGYVDGESNPDAVESLKRISRLVSEDEFVDLLDGLLPAEYALKGVDSENVWTHFRKVDNGGILQLSNTSRLKEVECNLQFAGPVTNPVLWNPEDGASMKLTPGEDGEIKLRFAATQSWIVTFGEASKDADLSVEYRIGGEKTELIRIQNAWEGKRLDPNALTLDFARYSTDNGNSFSDPEPVIGIHRRLTKERYNGSLILQFEPQVADIPENCSLVVEQSHLYNIAVNGKEIRFEGDSYYRDHALRVQDISGTLRRGKNEITLTVNYTAPETGSLNAVKRYGTEIESIYLVGDFGVTAVPSSLPVGRSHKYRDKTLVEKPVYRMERFEISSERSLFDNDLVLQGYPFYAGRFILSNRFNVEKIDPSKRYLLSFPAFESTAVIVRLNGEEFEPMIFSPWEVDITGAIREGENRIEVELVNSLRNLMGPHHHRDGELKKVGPASFTGKAEWPNEGGGEDNWYDLRLKGKATLWRDDYCHIPFGLLGPVVISSIAVL, encoded by the coding sequence ATGAAAATCTATTATGGCATATTGGCCGTTCTGCTAGTGATGGCTGGATGTGCAAAGCCTGAGACTCCCAACGGATTTATTGATGCAGATATCTTTCTCAACCCACCGATTGAATACCGCTCTGCCCCGTTCTATTCTCTTAATGACAAGCTGGATACCGCCGAAGTGATCCGTCAGGTCCGGGGCTTCAAGGAGGCTGGTTTTGGAGGAAGTTTCCTGCACAGTCGCGGAGGATTGTTGACCGAATACATGGGTTCCGAATGGTGGGAGGTGATGGATGCTGCTGTCCGTACATCCAAGGAAATAGGGATCAATGCATGGTTTTATGATGAGGATAAATGGCCCAGTGGCTTTGCCGGCGGCAAGATACCGCTTGTTTCTGAAGATTTTCATGCCAGATGTTTGACCCGTGTAGAGAAGGATGAGGAGGTAGATGAGATCGACTCGGTTTTATACGAGGATGACCGCTATAGGTACATTATTTACAAGGCCCGGATGGGGAACGGTTGGTTCAACGGAACCTGTTACACCGACCTGTTAAATTCCGATATGGTGAAGACATTTATCGACAGTGCCTATGCTCCATATCTTGAACGGTACAGGGCAAAGATCGGAAAGACAGTCCCAGGGATCTTTACCGATGAGCCCCAAGTTTCAGCAAGGGTATCGGGAGGCAAGGAGGGATCAGTAAGTTTTTCACCGGTGGTCATTGACAAGTTCAAGGAGATGCATGGGTACGATTTGCTGCCTGTAATCCCGATGCTGTTCGATACCATCGGAAATTACAGCAAGGTCCGTTACGACTATTACCAGACGATCTCTCGCTGCTTTGAAGAGAGTTTTGCCCGTCAGATCGGTGCCTATTGCGAGGAGATGAACACCATATTCACCGGCCATCTCAACGGGGAAAATACCTTCGAAACGACGATGGCCAATTCCGGCAATTCGATGATCAATTACCGGCATATGCAGATGCCCGGTATCGACCAGCTTGGGCTCTATTACCCCGAACTGAACATACCCAGGAGTGTGTCGAGTGTTGCCAACCAGTACGGTATTGCACGAAGGATGAGCGAGTCGTATGGAATTAGCGGCCATAATATGAATTTTGAAGACCGTAAGTGGTTGCTCGACTGGCTGACAATCAACGGCATCAACTTTATCGTGCCTCACCTCACCTCCTACAGCATGAAGGGGGAACGCAAACGCGATTATCCGCCAAACTTCAGTCCTGCTCAACCCTACTGGGAGTATAACAGCCTGTTTGAGGACTATTCAGCCAGAATCTGTTATGTGAATACCATCGGCAAGTACGCTGCCAACCTGTTGTTGATTCATCCGCTCGAATCGGAATATCTGGGAATCCGGAACAACAGTTTCAATATTTACAGTCAATGTATGACCCAGTTGCTGAAGAGTCACCGAAACTTTGATCTCGGCGACGAGCAGATACTGTCTGAGATTGCAAAGGTTGAGAATGGCGAATTGGTAGTAGGAGAGATGGCTTATAGGTTGCTGATTCTTCCCGGCATGCTGGTTGTCCGGAGCAGTACGCTCGACTTGCTGGAACGTTTTCATGCTTCCGGCGGGAAAATTCTGGTATATGGGTATTATCCCGGTTATGTAGACGGAGAGTCTAATCCCGATGCCGTGGAGTCGCTGAAAAGGATCAGTCGGCTCGTAAGCGAGGATGAGTTTGTCGATCTGCTTGATGGTCTCCTCCCTGCAGAATATGCCCTGAAAGGTGTCGACAGCGAAAATGTATGGACCCATTTCAGGAAGGTGGACAACGGGGGAATCCTGCAACTATCCAACACCTCCCGGCTCAAGGAGGTGGAGTGCAACTTGCAGTTTGCCGGGCCTGTAACCAATCCTGTCCTCTGGAATCCCGAAGATGGAGCCTCCATGAAACTGACCCCGGGGGAAGATGGAGAGATAAAGCTCCGTTTTGCGGCGACCCAGTCGTGGATCGTAACCTTTGGTGAAGCCTCGAAAGATGCTGATCTTTCCGTTGAGTATCGGATTGGGGGTGAGAAGACCGAACTGATACGCATTCAGAATGCATGGGAGGGAAAACGTCTCGACCCCAATGCGCTGACCCTTGATTTTGCCCGGTATTCCACCGACAACGGGAATAGTTTCAGTGATCCCGAGCCGGTCATCGGTATTCATCGGCGACTTACAAAAGAGCGGTACAACGGCTCGCTTATTTTGCAATTTGAGCCCCAGGTGGCCGATATTCCTGAAAACTGCTCCTTGGTGGTAGAGCAGTCACACCTGTACAACATTGCGGTTAACGGTAAAGAGATCCGTTTTGAGGGTGACAGCTACTACCGCGACCATGCATTACGTGTTCAGGATATTTCCGGAACATTGAGAAGAGGGAAGAATGAGATCACCCTGACGGTGAACTATACCGCTCCCGAGACGGGTAGTCTGAATGCTGTAAAAAGGTATGGGACTGAGATCGAGAGTATCTATCTGGTCGGCGATTTTGGGGTAACCGCTGTCCCTTCGTCCCTGCCGGTTGGTCGGTCCCATAAGTATCGGGATAAGACACTGGTGGAGAAGCCGGTTTACCGCATGGAGCGTTTCGAGATATCCAGTGAACGGAGCCTGTTCGACAATGATCTGGTGCTGCAGGGATATCCTTTTTATGCGGGGAGGTTTATCTTGAGCAATAGATTCAATGTTGAAAAGATTGATCCGTCGAAAAGATATCTCCTCTCATTCCCGGCGTTTGAATCGACTGCAGTAATTGTCAGGCTAAATGGAGAGGAGTTTGAACCGATGATCTTCAGTCCCTGGGAAGTGGACATAACCGGTGCAATAAGGGAGGGAGAGAACAGGATCGAGGTGGAGCTGGTCAATTCGTTGCGGAACCTGATGGGCCCCCATCACCACCGGGATGGTGAGCTGAAAAAGGTTGGCCCGGCCAGTTTTACGGGTAAGGCCGAGTGGCCCAACGAAGGGGGAGGTGAGGATAACTGGTACGATCTTCGCCTCAAGGGAAAAGCCACACTATGGCGTGATGATTATTGTCATATTCCCTTTGGCCTGCTTGGTCCTGTGGTGATCAGTTCGATTGCTGTCTTGTAA
- a CDS encoding sulfurtransferase TusA family protein: protein MRAEDLKGLSVTASVDARFSACPGPLLEAKKAMATISPDDVLEILAVAEGTRTDIPKWCEKQGHEYLGAIEEEGYFKLYLRKR, encoded by the coding sequence ATGAGAGCAGAAGATTTAAAAGGGTTATCTGTGACAGCTTCGGTGGATGCACGGTTCTCAGCATGTCCGGGTCCTCTTTTGGAGGCCAAGAAAGCCATGGCTACCATCTCTCCGGATGATGTGCTTGAGATCCTTGCCGTAGCCGAGGGAACCCGCACCGATATTCCGAAATGGTGTGAGAAGCAGGGACACGAATATCTGGGTGCGATTGAAGAAGAGGGTTACTTCAAACTCTATTTGAGAAAACGGTGA
- a CDS encoding IS1634 family transposase: MFFKTSIKQKDGGHEYTHYRLCESYREGRFIRNRTLLSLGDLESVLPPEKIPFLCQRINQVYFEGKTFIISSLRDDKVEALCTKYVGLLHEAQKIEKAKKKAAGIEQVYIDRTTNSDIREVGGEWLCLQACRQLLLPEYFETFGWEKQDIALALTQIIARAVYPASEFKTSRWLKENSALCELTGVDPSAITKDKLYQMAHRLYDEKDGLERHFSNRTNDLFSLDDKIIIYDLTNTYFEGAMRESRIAKFGRSKEKRNDARQVVLAVVVNPEGFLKESQIFEGNMTDPESLQYILDKMKSHRGRSDKKQVVVMDAGIATNDNLKILKEESFDYICVSRGKLKEYRATSLSPVEIRDKSNQLIEISQVEVDGESDSFYKVKSYSKGLKEASMENRFTRAFECGLSQAAEALKKKGGTKKLEKVWERIGRLKEKYPSVHRLYQIHVEPDERGIHATSISWERIEAKSESRHGEYFLRTSLSVHGEEITWLIYNTIREVESTFRCLKTDLNLRPVFHKTDEATMAHLHLGLLAYQLVSTIRFKLKQFGITHEWREIVRIMNTQKMVTTHMVNTDEECVSIRKCSLPESKVRIIYKVLGYDEKPFIRKKSVVPQLNLEKNIYAGIQGISSG; the protein is encoded by the coding sequence ATGTTTTTCAAGACAAGCATAAAGCAAAAGGATGGGGGCCATGAGTATACCCATTACCGGTTGTGTGAGAGCTACCGGGAAGGCCGCTTCATCCGTAATCGCACGCTGCTCTCTTTGGGTGACCTGGAATCAGTTCTTCCACCTGAAAAGATTCCCTTTCTCTGTCAACGCATCAACCAGGTTTACTTCGAGGGCAAAACATTCATCATCTCATCGCTTCGTGATGACAAGGTGGAAGCCCTGTGCACGAAATACGTGGGACTACTCCATGAAGCGCAAAAGATAGAAAAGGCAAAAAAGAAGGCAGCCGGTATCGAGCAGGTGTACATTGACAGGACAACGAACAGCGATATTCGGGAGGTTGGTGGCGAATGGCTCTGCCTTCAAGCTTGCCGCCAATTGCTCCTGCCAGAGTATTTTGAGACTTTCGGCTGGGAGAAACAAGATATCGCCCTTGCTTTAACACAGATCATCGCCCGGGCTGTTTACCCCGCATCGGAGTTTAAAACCAGCCGTTGGTTGAAGGAGAACTCGGCGCTTTGTGAACTAACCGGTGTTGATCCTTCGGCCATCACCAAGGATAAGCTTTACCAGATGGCTCACCGGCTTTATGATGAGAAGGATGGCCTGGAACGTCATTTTTCCAACCGTACGAACGATCTTTTTTCCTTGGATGACAAGATCATTATCTATGATTTGACAAATACCTACTTCGAGGGAGCTATGCGAGAGAGCCGGATAGCGAAGTTCGGGCGCAGCAAGGAAAAGCGTAACGATGCCAGACAGGTGGTGCTGGCTGTGGTGGTCAACCCGGAAGGTTTCCTGAAGGAGTCACAAATCTTTGAAGGCAACATGACTGATCCTGAAAGCCTGCAATATATTCTTGACAAGATGAAATCCCATAGGGGGAGATCCGATAAAAAGCAGGTGGTGGTCATGGATGCCGGCATCGCCACGAATGATAACCTGAAGATATTGAAAGAGGAATCCTTCGACTACATCTGTGTCTCACGGGGTAAACTCAAAGAATACCGTGCAACAAGCCTTTCCCCTGTGGAAATACGGGATAAATCCAACCAGCTCATCGAGATCAGTCAGGTAGAAGTGGATGGCGAAAGTGACAGCTTCTACAAGGTGAAGAGCTATAGCAAGGGTCTCAAGGAAGCGTCCATGGAAAACCGTTTCACGCGGGCCTTTGAATGTGGACTGAGCCAGGCAGCCGAAGCCCTGAAAAAGAAAGGAGGCACCAAAAAGCTTGAAAAGGTGTGGGAACGCATCGGCCGGCTAAAGGAAAAATACCCTTCGGTACACCGCCTGTATCAGATCCATGTGGAGCCCGACGAAAGGGGGATTCATGCCACATCCATATCCTGGGAGAGAATCGAGGCAAAGAGCGAATCAAGACATGGGGAATACTTCTTGCGTACTTCCCTGTCGGTACATGGAGAGGAGATCACCTGGCTGATTTACAACACTATAAGAGAAGTAGAGTCGACGTTTCGTTGCCTGAAGACTGATCTGAACCTGCGTCCCGTGTTTCATAAAACGGATGAGGCGACAATGGCTCATCTTCACCTCGGGCTGTTGGCCTACCAGCTGGTAAGCACGATCCGTTTCAAACTGAAACAATTTGGGATTACCCATGAGTGGAGAGAGATTGTCCGGATCATGAACACGCAGAAAATGGTGACAACGCACATGGTAAATACCGATGAAGAGTGTGTGTCGATTAGAAAATGTTCACTCCCTGAATCCAAAGTAAGAATCATATATAAGGTGTTGGGATACGATGAAAAACCATTTATCAGGAAAAAATCTGTAGTCCCCCAATTGAACCTTGAAAAAAATATATACGCAGGGATACAGGGAATTAGCTCCGGTTAG
- a CDS encoding GH92 family glycosyl hydrolase, giving the protein MKKRVVLSCLISAVTLVQAQTIWKIGEKDNSAAEFALAPDNYADFLKEDFGWEDKFYIIGLSDPKNDFPYVLPGTADAWAGSVNMSGIRTQELNILFRIKESANYNGFKLIVDLLDTHSENPPLLKITANGHQFKYNLPKGKSDASLRGDYSAVAPSTIEVPLEDIIKSGANRIQLKIIEGSWLIFDDIRLEGPTSAGLETLNRFAYLREVTAADYQLNDKIQPLLIDVEHLEGLPELTVKLDGKTILKQRLEKGRYNLEAPMPAVSKEKTSEYEVLVNGQPVERGKIIRSPRQIVTPADYVETHMGTAHSRWMIAPGPWMPFSMVKLSPDNENAGWQAGYDPSIESVGLFSHIHEWTMAGLGMLPVNGALKTRVGDQRQREPDPEGYRSAIDKATEETSLGYYAVKLTDYGIKAELTATTRCSFQRYTYPQEKDGRVMIDLMIPAEYRYAILDASVRQVDDHTIEGYSVQQTRQVWSEDDNQDYTLHFTVEFDRPISRFGGWINDSILNDIKEVKALNPGRMGCFVEFDTTTDPVVQLRTGISFVDMEGARHNLREEITKPFGWSFDAVRDYNRQSWNDILSRVVIETNDGREKSRFYTNMYRAFCRNTFSDVDGRWRDATEQIQQFKDPANEVALGCDAFWNTFWNLNQVWNLIAPEWSSRWVKSQLAMYDANGMLAKGPAGMEYIPVMVAEHEIPLMVSSYQMGIRDYDVEKMYSAIKKMQTVMPQKIGDGLAGNRDIEAYLTYRYVPSDLGRFSNSLEYSFDDWTVSQLAKALGKEEDYTYFADRGTWWKNTIDPETGFARLRKSDGSFEKEFDPFVTGANHHYVEGNAWQLTFFVPQDVPELARTIGRDRFLSRLSEGFRESEIWRYNAPGERYGDFPVVQGNQQSMHFAFLFNWVGEPWQTQKWSRSILERYYGYGAGDAYLGDEDQGQMSAWFVMAALGLFQTDGGCSTEPVYEIASPLYEKVVINLDNRYGRGRQFTIKANGASRLNPHCSTIINRS; this is encoded by the coding sequence ATGAAAAAAAGAGTCGTTTTATCTTGTCTGATCTCGGCAGTCACCCTTGTCCAGGCTCAAACCATATGGAAGATAGGCGAAAAGGACAACAGCGCTGCCGAGTTTGCACTGGCTCCCGACAACTATGCTGATTTTCTAAAAGAGGATTTCGGTTGGGAGGATAAATTTTATATCATTGGATTGTCGGATCCGAAAAACGACTTTCCCTATGTTCTTCCCGGAACAGCCGATGCGTGGGCAGGCTCCGTCAACATGTCCGGTATCCGGACCCAGGAGCTCAACATCCTTTTCCGGATAAAAGAGAGCGCAAATTACAACGGCTTTAAACTGATCGTGGATCTTCTGGATACTCACAGTGAAAATCCACCGCTGCTCAAAATCACGGCCAACGGCCATCAATTTAAATACAATCTGCCAAAAGGGAAGAGCGACGCTTCATTAAGGGGTGATTACAGCGCTGTTGCACCCAGTACCATCGAGGTGCCCCTGGAAGATATCATCAAGTCCGGTGCAAACCGTATCCAGTTGAAGATCATTGAAGGATCATGGCTGATTTTCGACGATATCCGGCTGGAGGGTCCAACATCGGCCGGACTGGAAACGTTGAACCGTTTTGCCTATCTCCGGGAGGTAACTGCCGCCGATTATCAGCTCAACGACAAGATCCAGCCCCTGTTGATCGATGTGGAACACCTGGAGGGTCTGCCTGAATTGACCGTCAAGCTGGATGGCAAGACAATACTGAAACAACGGCTTGAAAAAGGGCGGTACAACCTTGAGGCGCCGATGCCTGCAGTAAGTAAGGAGAAAACGAGCGAATATGAGGTACTGGTAAACGGCCAGCCAGTTGAAAGGGGGAAAATTATCCGCTCCCCTAGACAGATCGTCACCCCGGCCGATTATGTGGAGACTCACATGGGAACGGCTCACTCCCGATGGATGATCGCTCCCGGGCCCTGGATGCCGTTCAGTATGGTAAAACTCAGTCCCGACAACGAGAATGCGGGCTGGCAAGCCGGTTACGATCCTTCAATCGAGAGTGTGGGTCTATTCAGCCACATCCATGAATGGACAATGGCCGGTTTGGGAATGTTGCCCGTTAACGGAGCATTAAAAACAAGAGTTGGCGATCAGAGACAGCGGGAACCCGATCCGGAAGGTTACCGTTCCGCGATCGATAAAGCCACCGAGGAGACTTCGCTCGGTTATTACGCCGTAAAACTGACCGACTACGGTATCAAAGCCGAACTTACGGCTACCACCCGTTGCAGCTTCCAGCGATATACCTATCCACAGGAGAAAGATGGCCGGGTGATGATCGACCTGATGATACCCGCCGAGTACCGGTACGCCATCCTGGATGCATCCGTCAGACAGGTTGACGACCACACCATCGAGGGGTACAGCGTTCAGCAAACCAGACAGGTATGGTCTGAAGATGACAACCAGGACTATACCCTCCATTTCACCGTTGAATTCGACAGGCCGATCAGCCGTTTTGGCGGATGGATAAACGACTCCATTCTCAACGACATCAAGGAGGTGAAAGCGCTGAACCCGGGGAGGATGGGTTGTTTTGTGGAGTTTGATACAACAACCGATCCGGTGGTCCAGTTAAGAACCGGAATTTCATTCGTCGATATGGAGGGGGCGCGACACAACCTGAGAGAAGAGATCACGAAACCGTTCGGATGGAGCTTCGATGCAGTGAGAGACTATAACAGGCAGAGCTGGAACGATATCTTGTCGCGAGTAGTGATTGAAACAAACGATGGTCGCGAGAAGAGCCGCTTCTATACCAACATGTACCGGGCATTCTGCCGCAACACCTTCAGTGACGTGGACGGCAGGTGGCGGGATGCCACCGAGCAGATACAACAGTTCAAGGATCCGGCCAATGAAGTTGCACTGGGGTGCGATGCCTTCTGGAATACGTTCTGGAACCTGAACCAGGTGTGGAACCTGATCGCTCCGGAATGGAGCAGCAGGTGGGTGAAATCTCAACTGGCGATGTACGATGCCAACGGCATGCTGGCCAAAGGTCCCGCCGGAATGGAATATATCCCCGTGATGGTTGCCGAACATGAGATCCCGTTGATGGTGAGCAGTTATCAGATGGGAATTCGCGATTACGATGTGGAGAAGATGTACTCGGCAATAAAAAAGATGCAGACTGTAATGCCCCAAAAAATTGGAGACGGACTTGCCGGAAACCGCGATATCGAAGCCTATCTGACCTACCGGTATGTACCGTCCGATCTTGGCCGGTTCTCTAACTCGCTGGAGTATTCGTTCGACGACTGGACAGTTTCACAGCTGGCCAAGGCGCTGGGCAAGGAAGAGGATTACACCTATTTTGCCGACCGCGGCACATGGTGGAAAAACACCATTGATCCCGAGACCGGATTTGCCCGCTTACGCAAAAGCGACGGCTCATTCGAAAAGGAGTTCGACCCGTTCGTGACAGGGGCCAATCATCATTACGTAGAGGGGAATGCCTGGCAGCTTACATTTTTTGTTCCGCAGGATGTCCCGGAGTTGGCAAGAACAATCGGTAGAGATCGTTTCCTGAGCAGATTATCCGAAGGATTCCGTGAAAGTGAAATCTGGCGGTATAACGCTCCCGGTGAACGTTATGGCGACTTTCCGGTGGTACAGGGGAACCAGCAAAGCATGCATTTTGCCTTTCTTTTCAACTGGGTGGGTGAACCGTGGCAGACTCAGAAATGGAGCCGATCCATCCTGGAACGGTACTATGGTTATGGCGCGGGCGATGCTTACCTTGGCGATGAGGACCAGGGGCAGATGAGCGCCTGGTTCGTCATGGCTGCACTGGGACTGTTTCAGACGGACGGAGGATGCAGCACGGAACCGGTGTATGAGATTGCCAGCCCTTTGTATGAAAAGGTTGTGATCAATCTCGATAACCGTTACGGCCGTGGGCGGCAATTTACCATCAAGGCAAATGGTGCCTCACGTCTTAACCCACATTGCAGCACGATTATAAATAGAAGTTAA
- a CDS encoding endonuclease/exonuclease/phosphatase family protein — MKSLQLISILFLGFLMSGCAPKSIPVVVASYNIRYDNPNDGENVWSNRKEHVKALIRFHDFDIFGIQEGMINQVKDVAELDQYAWYGKGRDDGESAGEHCAIFYKRERFKLLDSGDFWLSETPDKPTIGWDSRVNKRICSWGRFRDLTTKKEFYFFSVHFDNLGAVARRESAKLMVAKIGEIAADMPVILVGDMNSTPDTEQIATLETLLRDTYKVSETPPYGPDRTTGGFQYNPERERRIDSLAVAQAQQRAGENSGNALPAAPRSRRIDYIFVSNPIRVLNFGVITDFYGKYRFPSDHFPIVSKIIIN; from the coding sequence ATGAAAAGCTTACAGTTGATCTCGATACTTTTTTTGGGTTTCCTGATGTCAGGGTGTGCCCCAAAGAGCATTCCGGTGGTTGTCGCCTCCTATAACATCCGCTATGATAATCCGAACGACGGGGAGAATGTCTGGTCTAACCGCAAGGAGCATGTCAAAGCCTTGATCCGGTTCCACGATTTCGATATTTTCGGGATTCAGGAGGGTATGATCAACCAGGTAAAGGATGTAGCGGAGCTCGACCAGTATGCATGGTACGGTAAAGGCCGCGATGACGGAGAATCGGCGGGCGAACATTGCGCCATCTTCTACAAGAGAGAGCGGTTCAAGCTGCTCGATTCAGGTGATTTCTGGTTAAGCGAGACTCCGGACAAACCTACCATCGGCTGGGATTCGAGAGTGAACAAACGGATCTGTTCATGGGGCAGGTTTCGCGACTTGACAACTAAAAAGGAGTTCTACTTTTTCAGTGTCCATTTCGATAACTTGGGAGCTGTGGCCCGTCGTGAGTCGGCAAAACTCATGGTGGCAAAAATTGGGGAGATTGCGGCAGATATGCCGGTAATTTTGGTGGGCGACATGAATTCGACTCCCGATACCGAACAGATAGCTACACTGGAGACCTTGCTGCGTGATACATATAAAGTATCGGAAACGCCGCCCTATGGTCCAGATAGGACGACCGGTGGATTTCAATATAATCCCGAACGGGAACGCCGGATCGACTCACTTGCCGTGGCACAGGCACAGCAGAGGGCTGGCGAGAACTCCGGCAACGCACTCCCTGCAGCTCCCCGTAGCAGAAGAATCGATTATATTTTTGTCAGCAACCCGATAAGGGTGCTCAATTTTGGTGTCATTACCGATTTTTATGGAAAATACCGTTTTCCCTCCGACCATTTCCCGATCGTTTCGAAAATTATCATCAACTGA
- the pdxH gene encoding pyridoxamine 5'-phosphate oxidase: MKNLHAFREEYRSGKLHETEMGADPIEQFQLWLQAAIDAGVPEPNAMTLATCTPDGKPSARVVLLKEVNHDGFVFFTNYLSRKGRELLENPFAALVFDWHGIERQIRVEGGVEKLADQDSDNYFSERPREAQIGAWASPQSRILDSREELEEFQASIEKRFADQTIPRPSHWGGFILHPTTIEFWQGRPGRLHDRLVHHKTEEGWTLHRLAP, encoded by the coding sequence ATGAAGAACCTGCATGCATTCAGGGAAGAATATAGAAGCGGAAAATTGCATGAAACGGAGATGGGAGCCGACCCAATTGAACAGTTTCAGCTGTGGCTGCAGGCAGCTATCGACGCAGGAGTCCCGGAGCCGAATGCAATGACTCTTGCCACATGCACTCCAGACGGGAAGCCCTCAGCCAGGGTTGTACTGTTGAAGGAGGTCAACCATGACGGCTTTGTCTTTTTCACCAATTACCTTAGTCGCAAAGGGAGAGAACTGTTAGAAAATCCATTCGCCGCACTTGTTTTCGACTGGCACGGCATTGAGCGCCAGATTCGGGTGGAAGGAGGGGTGGAAAAGCTTGCCGATCAGGATTCAGACAACTATTTCAGCGAACGCCCTCGTGAAGCGCAGATCGGTGCCTGGGCGTCCCCCCAAAGCAGGATACTGGATAGCCGCGAAGAGTTGGAAGAGTTTCAAGCTTCCATTGAAAAGAGATTTGCTGACCAGACGATTCCTCGCCCATCCCACTGGGGAGGCTTCATCCTTCACCCTACCACGATTGAATTCTGGCAGGGTCGTCCGGGACGACTGCACGACAGACTGGTTCATCACAAGACCGAGGAGGGATGGACACTACACAGACTGGCTCCTTGA
- a CDS encoding DsrE/DsrF/DrsH-like family protein, whose amino-acid sequence MDAITLEKLQAELDALKAKVNRLESSRKDQLSIAIVSGDMDRILAAMIISLAAAAMDTQVKLFFSFWALSALRDPRKKAEGKDLISKMFGMMLPKGRNKLKLSMLNMGGMGPMMIKSLMRKQNVMSLDAMFEEAAALGIEITVCEMSMNLMGFKREEMIDYPHLRFAGATTFVADAGESSMQWLI is encoded by the coding sequence ATGGATGCAATAACCCTGGAGAAGCTCCAGGCAGAACTGGATGCCCTTAAAGCTAAGGTCAACCGGCTCGAGAGTTCGCGTAAAGATCAGTTGTCAATTGCCATCGTATCAGGTGACATGGACAGGATATTGGCGGCCATGATCATCTCCCTGGCTGCGGCAGCAATGGACACCCAGGTGAAGCTCTTCTTCTCCTTCTGGGCATTGTCGGCGTTGCGCGATCCCCGGAAAAAGGCCGAGGGGAAGGATTTGATTTCAAAAATGTTTGGCATGATGCTTCCCAAGGGACGTAATAAGCTGAAACTGTCGATGCTGAACATGGGGGGGATGGGTCCCATGATGATCAAGAGCCTGATGAGGAAACAGAACGTGATGTCGCTTGACGCGATGTTCGAGGAGGCTGCCGCCTTGGGTATCGAGATCACGGTATGCGAGATGTCGATGAACCTGATGGGCTTCAAACGGGAAGAGATGATAGACTACCCCCATCTCCGTTTTGCTGGTGCCACCACCTTTGTGGCCGACGCAGGAGAGAGCAGCATGCAGTGGCTAATTTAA